The following coding sequences are from one Arachis hypogaea cultivar Tifrunner chromosome 7, arahy.Tifrunner.gnm2.J5K5, whole genome shotgun sequence window:
- the LOC140174420 gene encoding uncharacterized protein: MPFQRAHERNFAPRGRNFKRGGFVPQQNQGQGNFRRPNTNANQGRRYEKQPQQDLSCQRCGKYHPGVPCRFGSGVCYFCGQPGHLAENFSEKKKYETGRVQQPKRVYTTSAAGAEGSEILIRGNTEIDGRVSNAIFGSEATHSFIAFEKADELGLKIVVLGYDIKVHNATHEAIVTRLGCPQVPFQVQQREFVHDLICLR; the protein is encoded by the coding sequence ATGCCATTTCAGAGGGCTCACGAAAGAAATTTTGCACCAAGGGGCAGGAATTTTAAGCGTGGAGGCTTTGTTCCACAACAGAATCAAGGCCAGGGAAATTTTAGAAGGCCGAATACTAATGCTAATCAAGGAAGAAGATATGAGAAGCAGCCACAGCAGGACTTGAGCTGTCAGAGGTGCGGGAAGTACCATCCGGGAGTTCCATGCAGATTTGGATCAGGGGTATGCTACTTTTGTGGACAGCCCGGACACCTCGCCGAGAATTTTTcggagaagaagaagtatgagaccGGTAGAGTACAGCAGCCGAAGAGAGTGTACACCACTTCTGCAGCAGGTGCCGAGGGATCTGAGATCTTGATAAGAGGTAACACTGAAATAGATGGTAGAGTTTCAAATGCCATATTTGGTTCAGAagcaacacattcattcattgcatttgagaaggctGATGAACTAGGGTTGAAAATAGTGGTCTTGGGGTATGATATAAAGGtgcataatgctacccatgaagctatTGTAACTAGATtaggatgtccacaagttccATTTCAAGTACAGCAACGTGAATTCGTGCATGATCTAATTTGTCTacgatga